One Stenotrophomonas oahuensis genomic region harbors:
- the mraY gene encoding phospho-N-acetylmuramoyl-pentapeptide-transferase, whose amino-acid sequence MLLELARWLQQLESLFGLFGYLTFRGILAALTSLFLSLWLGPAVIRKLAQFKGGQPIRKDGPQTHFSKAGTPTMGGSLILLTVTLSTLLWGDLRNHYVWLVLAVMLSFGVIGWYDDWIKIVRRDPNGLASRWKYLLQSIFGLAAGLFLYYTADVPAQLTFYIPMFKSVALPLAGISFVAIAYFWIVGFSNAVNLTDGLDGLAIMPTVLVACGLGVFAYASGNVVFANYLQIPQIPGAGELIIICAAIAGAGLGFLWFNTYPAMVFMGDIGALALGAVLGTIAVITRQELVLVIMGGVFVIETLSVMIQVASFKLTGKRVFKMAPIHHHFELKGWPEPRVIVRFWIISVVLVLIGLATLKVR is encoded by the coding sequence ATGTTGCTTGAACTGGCCCGATGGTTGCAGCAGTTGGAGAGCCTGTTCGGGCTGTTCGGCTACCTGACGTTCCGTGGCATCCTCGCCGCGCTCACCTCGCTGTTCCTGTCGCTGTGGCTGGGCCCGGCGGTGATCCGCAAGCTGGCCCAGTTCAAGGGCGGCCAGCCGATCCGCAAGGACGGCCCGCAGACCCACTTCTCCAAGGCCGGCACGCCGACCATGGGCGGTTCGCTGATCCTGCTCACCGTCACCCTGTCGACCCTGCTGTGGGGCGACCTGCGCAACCACTATGTGTGGCTGGTGCTGGCGGTGATGCTCAGCTTCGGCGTCATCGGCTGGTACGACGACTGGATCAAGATCGTGCGCCGCGACCCGAACGGGCTGGCCTCGCGCTGGAAGTACCTGCTGCAGTCGATCTTCGGCCTGGCCGCGGGCCTGTTCCTGTACTACACCGCGGACGTGCCGGCGCAGCTGACCTTCTATATCCCGATGTTCAAGTCGGTGGCCCTGCCGCTGGCCGGGATCAGCTTCGTGGCCATCGCCTATTTCTGGATTGTCGGCTTCTCCAACGCGGTGAACCTCACCGACGGCCTGGACGGCCTGGCGATCATGCCCACCGTGCTGGTGGCCTGTGGCCTGGGTGTGTTCGCCTATGCCTCGGGCAACGTGGTGTTCGCCAACTACCTGCAGATTCCGCAGATTCCCGGTGCAGGCGAGCTGATCATCATCTGTGCCGCCATTGCCGGTGCCGGCCTCGGCTTCCTGTGGTTCAACACCTATCCGGCCATGGTGTTCATGGGCGACATCGGCGCGCTGGCGCTGGGCGCGGTGCTGGGCACCATCGCGGTGATCACCCGCCAGGAACTGGTGCTGGTGATCATGGGCGGCGTGTTCGTGATTGAAACGCTGTCGGTGATGATCCAGGTCGCCTCGTTCAAGCTGACCGGCAAGCGCGTGTTCAAGATGGCCCCGATCCACCACCACTTCGAACTGAAGGGCTGGCCGGAGCCGCGCGTGATCGTGCGCTTCTGGATCATCTCGGTGGTGCTGGTGCTCATCGGTCTGGCGACGTTGAAGGTCCGCTGA
- a CDS encoding UDP-N-acetylmuramoyl-tripeptide--D-alanyl-D-alanine ligase — protein MKRTPLSLIAHWAGGEIYGDDTVIDAVSNDTRTLAPGSLYVALRGERFDGHDFAADALARGASAMLVERLLDVAVPQVLVANTELALARIAAGMQRDRATQVFAITGSNGKTSVKTLLLAILQQVAREDRKVVYANPGNRNNEIGLPLAVLDAPEDADFAIYEMGAGKPGDIAYLTDIARPQYALVNNIAPAHLERMGSLLGVATTKGAIYAALPADGVAVINADDAYGAWFEQHVVGHPPRSRVLRYGLDHSADITARDIRMTATGSQVTLHTPVGTAAITLALPGRHNISNALAAASLALAADIPLAQVATGLGNAEPVPGRQIAHTLPGGAVLIDDSYNANPGSLAAAIDALAAGKDEGWLVLGDMRELGPDGPALHAQAGQRARAAGLKRLYTLGPLSEAASTAFGEGGRHFSTHDALAAALAGELHAGVRCLVKGSRGSAMDKIVKALLARGEESPHVA, from the coding sequence ATGAAGCGCACGCCTCTCTCCTTGATCGCACACTGGGCCGGCGGCGAGATCTACGGCGATGACACCGTGATTGATGCGGTGAGCAACGACACCCGTACCCTGGCCCCGGGCAGCCTGTATGTGGCGCTGCGCGGCGAACGCTTCGACGGCCACGATTTCGCCGCAGATGCCTTGGCCCGTGGGGCCAGTGCCATGCTGGTCGAGCGCCTGCTCGACGTGGCCGTGCCGCAGGTGCTGGTGGCCAACACCGAACTGGCGCTGGCGCGCATTGCCGCCGGCATGCAGCGCGACCGCGCCACCCAGGTGTTCGCCATCACCGGCAGCAACGGCAAGACCAGCGTCAAGACGCTGCTGCTGGCGATTCTGCAGCAGGTGGCGCGCGAGGACCGCAAGGTGGTCTACGCCAATCCGGGCAACCGCAACAATGAAATCGGCCTGCCGCTGGCTGTGCTGGATGCGCCGGAAGACGCCGACTTCGCCATCTATGAGATGGGCGCGGGCAAGCCGGGCGACATCGCCTACCTGACCGACATTGCCCGGCCGCAGTACGCGCTGGTCAACAACATCGCGCCGGCGCACCTGGAACGCATGGGCAGCCTGCTTGGCGTGGCCACCACCAAGGGTGCGATCTACGCGGCGCTGCCGGCCGACGGGGTGGCCGTCATCAATGCCGACGATGCCTACGGCGCGTGGTTCGAGCAGCACGTGGTCGGTCATCCGCCGCGCAGCCGTGTGCTGCGCTACGGCCTGGACCACAGCGCGGATATCACCGCGCGCGACATCCGGATGACCGCCACCGGCAGCCAGGTCACCCTCCACACCCCGGTTGGCACCGCCGCGATCACGTTGGCGCTGCCGGGCCGGCACAACATCAGCAACGCACTGGCCGCCGCGAGCCTGGCTTTGGCGGCGGACATTCCGCTGGCCCAGGTGGCGACCGGGCTGGGCAATGCCGAGCCGGTGCCGGGCCGGCAGATCGCGCACACGCTGCCGGGTGGCGCGGTGCTGATCGACGACAGTTACAACGCCAACCCGGGCTCGCTGGCCGCCGCGATTGATGCGCTGGCCGCCGGCAAGGACGAAGGCTGGCTGGTGCTGGGCGACATGCGCGAGCTGGGGCCGGACGGTCCGGCACTGCACGCGCAGGCCGGCCAGCGTGCCCGCGCCGCCGGGCTCAAGCGTCTGTACACGCTGGGCCCGCTCAGTGAAGCAGCATCCACCGCCTTCGGCGAAGGCGGTCGGCATTTTTCCACCCATGACGCCCTGGCTGCTGCACTGGCCGGGGAACTGCACGCCGGCGTGCGCTGCCTGGTGAAAGGTTCGCGCGGCAGCGCGATGGACAAGATCGTAAAAGCGCTGCTGGCGCGAGGAGAGGAAAGCCCCCATGTTGCTTGA
- a CDS encoding UDP-N-acetylmuramoyl-L-alanyl-D-glutamate--2,6-diaminopimelate ligase, giving the protein MSQTMLLSQLIPDVALRHDPAITGLVLDSRAVRPGNAFVAIAGFGAHGLGFVEQAKAAGAAAILFDPPAPAELPAPADAIAVPGLRGRMGAMADQFHGHPSRAMTMVGVTGTNGKTSTVQLLAQAWHLLGTRSGSIGTLGVGLYGNVVPTGFTTPLVLQMHEVLAQLRDEGAQAIAMEVSSHALDQGRVDAVHYDVAVFTNLTRDHLDYHGDMAQYGAAKAKLFHRAGLKAAVVNLDDSFGSELLRTVDPGIAQIGLSSRGAQQATLRADSITLDGRGIAFDLVVDGARHPVQSPLLGRFNVDNLLGVAGALYALGHAPADIAALLSQLQPIAGRMNRLGGEHGLPTVVVDYAHTPDALGQALQSLHGHLQGRLFCVFGCGGERDTGKRPQMAAIAERLAQQVIVTDDNPRGEDGDVIVADILTGFTAPDTVTVQRNRARAIGLAVKLAGAGDIVLIAGKGHEPYQEVRGVKHDFDDTLVAAAALSAKEGLLKQNAEQAE; this is encoded by the coding sequence ATGAGCCAGACGATGTTGCTTTCGCAGTTGATTCCCGACGTGGCGCTGCGCCACGACCCCGCCATTACCGGCCTGGTGCTGGACAGCCGCGCCGTGCGCCCGGGCAATGCCTTCGTGGCCATTGCCGGCTTTGGCGCGCATGGGCTGGGTTTTGTCGAACAGGCCAAGGCCGCTGGCGCGGCTGCCATTCTGTTTGATCCGCCGGCCCCGGCCGAACTGCCGGCTCCGGCCGATGCCATTGCCGTGCCCGGCCTGCGTGGCCGCATGGGCGCGATGGCCGACCAGTTCCACGGTCACCCGTCGCGGGCGATGACCATGGTCGGGGTGACCGGCACCAATGGCAAAACCTCCACCGTGCAGCTGCTGGCCCAGGCCTGGCATCTGCTCGGCACCCGCAGCGGCAGCATCGGCACGCTCGGCGTCGGCCTGTACGGGAATGTGGTGCCGACCGGCTTCACTACCCCGCTGGTGCTGCAGATGCACGAAGTGCTGGCCCAGCTGCGCGACGAAGGCGCGCAGGCCATCGCCATGGAAGTAAGCTCGCACGCGCTGGACCAGGGCCGTGTGGACGCGGTGCACTACGACGTGGCGGTGTTCACCAACCTCACCCGCGACCATCTGGATTACCACGGCGACATGGCCCAGTACGGCGCGGCCAAGGCCAAGCTGTTCCACCGCGCCGGCCTCAAGGCGGCGGTGGTCAATCTGGACGACAGCTTCGGCAGCGAACTGCTGCGCACGGTGGATCCGGGCATTGCCCAGATCGGGCTGAGCTCGCGCGGCGCGCAGCAGGCCACGCTGCGCGCGGACTCGATCACCCTGGATGGCCGCGGCATCGCGTTTGACCTGGTCGTCGACGGCGCGCGCCACCCGGTGCAGTCGCCGCTGCTGGGCCGCTTCAATGTGGACAATCTGCTCGGCGTGGCCGGCGCGCTGTACGCGCTGGGGCATGCCCCGGCCGACATTGCCGCGCTGCTGTCGCAGCTGCAGCCCATCGCCGGGCGCATGAACCGTCTCGGCGGCGAACACGGCCTGCCCACCGTGGTGGTCGACTACGCGCACACCCCGGATGCGCTGGGACAGGCGCTGCAGAGCCTGCACGGACACCTGCAGGGACGGCTGTTCTGCGTGTTCGGCTGCGGTGGCGAGCGCGACACCGGCAAGCGCCCGCAGATGGCCGCCATTGCCGAGCGTCTGGCCCAGCAGGTGATCGTCACCGACGACAACCCGCGTGGCGAAGACGGCGATGTGATCGTGGCTGACATCCTCACCGGATTCACCGCACCCGACACCGTGACCGTGCAGCGCAACCGCGCACGCGCCATCGGTCTGGCGGTGAAGCTGGCCGGTGCCGGCGACATCGTGCTGATTGCAGGAAAGGGCCATGAGCCCTATCAGGAAGTGCGTGGTGTGAAGCATGACTTCGACGACACGCTGGTTGCCGCAGCTGCCCTGAGCGCGAAGGAAGGCCTGTTGAAGCAGAACGCGGAGCAGGCCGAATGA
- a CDS encoding peptidoglycan D,D-transpeptidase FtsI family protein → MNGSGRNRARNSFNLRRRLQWVGLALGLCSVSLVGRAAYVQIINSDFYQRQGEARYLRELPINTSRGMITDRNGEPVAVSTPVASIWVNPQELLRAPDRIPELATALGMPLDELSSKLSQKSDKEFMFLRRRINPDDAEKVVALKIPGVASQREFRRFYPQGEAMAHVLGFTNIDDRGQEGLELAFDEWLRGKPGAKRVIRNRKGETVESDLLRAAEPGKDLTLSIDRRIQFLAFKELRNALIENKAAGGSMVIMDVATGEILAMVNLPTYNPNSVGGTAPDTRRNRAVTDLVEPGSTMKPITIASALQTGAVTKDTIIDTNPGYMALGRYTIKDVPRNNGVLNVTGVITRSSNIGAAKIAAKMPDQAFYDSVHSFGYGSSPNSGFPGESAGVFPRPARWSGPSKTTMSYGYGLNVTPLQIATAYSALGNGGKLIAPTFVKGQHNEGKQIIDEKVAKEVVAMMETVVTQGGAKGAAVLGYHVAGKTGTARKAGPGGYEPGHYNSLFAGVVPASNPRFATVIVINDPQAGKYYGGLVSAPVFHNVMQGALRLMDVQPDDIDAWLAAQQSGKLGHAASSLPTPPAEAVNALDAAAEIDAALPSAHATLPPAQGGTQ, encoded by the coding sequence ATGAACGGCTCCGGTCGCAACCGCGCACGCAACAGCTTCAACCTGCGCCGCCGCCTGCAGTGGGTGGGCCTGGCGCTGGGGCTGTGCTCGGTGTCGCTGGTCGGCCGCGCCGCCTACGTGCAGATCATCAACAGCGATTTCTACCAGCGCCAGGGCGAAGCCCGTTACCTGCGCGAGCTGCCGATCAACACCTCGCGCGGCATGATCACCGACCGCAACGGCGAGCCGGTGGCGGTGTCGACGCCGGTGGCCTCGATCTGGGTCAACCCGCAGGAACTGCTGCGCGCCCCCGACCGCATTCCGGAACTGGCCACCGCGCTGGGCATGCCGCTGGACGAGCTGAGCTCGAAGCTGTCGCAGAAGTCGGACAAGGAATTCATGTTCCTGCGCCGCCGGATCAACCCCGACGATGCGGAAAAAGTGGTCGCCCTGAAAATTCCGGGCGTGGCCTCGCAGCGCGAGTTCCGTCGCTTCTACCCGCAGGGTGAGGCGATGGCGCACGTGCTCGGCTTCACCAACATCGATGACCGCGGCCAGGAAGGGCTGGAGCTGGCCTTCGACGAGTGGCTGCGCGGCAAGCCTGGTGCCAAGCGGGTGATCCGCAACCGCAAGGGCGAAACGGTGGAAAGCGACCTGCTGCGCGCTGCCGAGCCGGGCAAGGACCTCACCCTCAGCATCGACCGCCGCATCCAGTTCCTGGCGTTCAAGGAGCTGCGTAACGCGCTGATCGAAAACAAGGCCGCCGGCGGCTCGATGGTGATCATGGATGTGGCCACCGGCGAGATTCTGGCCATGGTCAACCTGCCGACCTACAACCCGAACTCGGTCGGAGGCACCGCACCGGATACGCGCCGCAATCGCGCGGTCACCGACCTGGTCGAGCCCGGCTCGACCATGAAGCCGATCACCATCGCCTCGGCGTTGCAGACCGGTGCGGTCACCAAGGACACCATCATCGACACCAACCCGGGCTACATGGCCCTGGGTCGCTACACCATCAAGGACGTGCCGCGTAACAACGGCGTGCTCAACGTGACCGGCGTGATCACCCGCAGCTCGAACATCGGCGCGGCCAAGATCGCCGCGAAGATGCCCGACCAGGCGTTCTACGACTCGGTGCACAGCTTCGGCTATGGCTCGTCGCCCAACAGCGGGTTCCCCGGGGAATCCGCTGGCGTGTTTCCGCGCCCGGCGCGCTGGAGCGGTCCGTCCAAGACCACCATGTCCTATGGGTATGGTCTGAACGTGACTCCGCTGCAGATCGCCACCGCGTACTCGGCGCTGGGCAACGGCGGCAAGCTGATCGCGCCGACCTTCGTCAAGGGCCAGCACAACGAAGGCAAGCAGATCATTGATGAGAAGGTCGCCAAGGAAGTCGTGGCGATGATGGAAACCGTGGTCACCCAGGGCGGTGCCAAGGGCGCTGCCGTGCTCGGCTACCACGTGGCCGGCAAGACTGGCACCGCGCGCAAGGCCGGCCCGGGCGGCTACGAGCCGGGCCACTACAACTCCCTGTTCGCAGGCGTGGTGCCGGCCAGCAATCCGCGCTTTGCCACGGTGATCGTGATCAACGACCCGCAGGCCGGCAAGTACTACGGCGGCCTGGTGTCGGCACCGGTATTCCACAACGTCATGCAGGGCGCACTGCGCCTGATGGATGTGCAGCCGGACGATATCGATGCATGGCTGGCTGCCCAACAGTCCGGAAAGCTGGGGCATGCAGCGTCGTCGCTGCCGACCCCGCCGGCTGAGGCCGTCAACGCGCTCGACGCCGCCGCTGAAATCGATGCCGCGCTGCCCAGCGCGCATGCCACGTTGCCGCCCGCGCAGGGAGGCACGCAATGA